From one Thalassoroseus pseudoceratinae genomic stretch:
- a CDS encoding Sec-independent protein translocase subunit TatA/TatB: MTSPVLAQFGGIGPMEMMIVAVIGLLLFGKRLPEVAKSMGQGLREFKSGMSGFQDEVHRTAYSDSSSSSSRRPLPEEERAEVTAPKFEPPTSAPQADDENSNENA, encoded by the coding sequence ATGACCAGTCCAGTTCTGGCCCAATTTGGTGGCATTGGCCCGATGGAAATGATGATCGTTGCGGTCATCGGGTTGTTGCTCTTCGGAAAGCGACTGCCAGAAGTCGCCAAAAGTATGGGGCAAGGCCTACGGGAATTCAAAAGTGGCATGAGCGGCTTCCAAGACGAGGTCCACCGCACCGCCTATTCCGATTCTTCCAGCAGTAGTAGTCGACGACCACTGCCCGAGGAAGAACGTGCGGAAGTGACCGCCCCCAAGTTCGAGCCCCCCACATCCGCTCCCCAAGCTGACGACGAAAACAGCAACGAGAACGCCTGA
- a CDS encoding Sec-independent protein translocase subunit TatA/TatB: protein MTTLLTAATSQSLPAMIGMPGPFELAIIGGIVLLLFGSRLPSAMRNLGQSVNSFKRGLKEDDEEKKVAEQEELSDQTK, encoded by the coding sequence ATGACAACCTTACTCACCGCTGCCACGTCTCAGTCACTCCCCGCCATGATTGGTATGCCGGGGCCATTCGAGTTGGCCATCATTGGGGGAATCGTGCTGCTGCTGTTCGGGAGCCGCTTGCCATCCGCGATGCGGAATTTGGGCCAAAGTGTCAACTCGTTCAAGAGAGGCCTGAAGGAAGATGACGAAGAAAAGAAGGTTGCTGAACAAGAAGAACTCAGCGATCAAACCAAGTAG